The Gossypium hirsutum isolate 1008001.06 chromosome D06, Gossypium_hirsutum_v2.1, whole genome shotgun sequence genome contains the following window.
TCCCTATATATATAGTGGAGTATACTACTTGTAAGTATGATGAAAAAGTATAGAATGCAATAGAAATTCTCATATTCTCATATCCAtcttttatctattatttttgtttataatgCGTTATCAGCACGGGCACTTACATCAATACAAGAGTCTTGCGTTTTTCGTTAGTTTGGATCAGGGTATGTAATACATTTTATCAAGATGTCCATTATGATAAAATTActtatgtttataatttgtttcatttttttaagagttccactaatcttttaatttgttaaaaactAATAACATAGTCAAAttacttgtaattattttatgactAATTGTTGTaattatttgggttattttttcctgttatgttatgcttgaaatttttgttaagggATTACTAATGTTTGCTTGAATGTTTGTTAATgaactatttatatttatatttatatttatatttatatttatatttatatttatatttatatttatatttatatttatatttatattgtagCAATAGCATCAATGTTGAACCTTGAAAAACTTGAAATTGTGGCTCTTGATATTACTGGAAAGAAATATTTATCCCGGATGTTAGATGCTGAAATACATTTAGATGCAAAAGGCCTTGGTGAGGCTATTAATGAAGGAAATGAAGCATCTAGTCAAGATAAGGCCAAAGCCATATATTTCTTCGTCATCACCTCCATGAGGGACTAAAGACTAAATATTTAACTGTTAAAGATCCACTTGTCCTTtggaataatttaaaataaagataTGTTCATCAGAAAACCGTAATACTTTTTAAAGCTCGCTATGATTGGTTGCATTTGAGATTATAAGATTTTAAATCTATGAGTGAGTATAACTCGACTATGTTTAAAATCACTTCCCAATTGAAATTATGTGGAGAGAACATAACTTATGAGTATATGTTAGAAAAAACATACTTCATATTTCATGCAAATAATGTTGTCCTGCAGACACAATATCATTAAAAAAGTTTTAAGATATATTTTGAATTAGTATCTTGTCTTCTTGTGGCTGAGCAACATAATGAACTATTAATGAAAAATCATGAGTCACATCCAACTTGCTCTACTCCATTCCAAGAAGCGAATGTGATATCATACAACGGAAAGGATAAAGACCACACTAGCAGTcgttgtaacagcccagtttagaccctagtcggaacagtggtttcaggaccacaaatctgagtcagaaaaatattttttaatattatttttggtgtctatagcatgtatatttatatatgtgaaaaattCGTGTGAAACTTTTTTCATTTctgtgctcgattttataaaaggacttaaacgcgtaaaatgcaaaagtggctagctatttgttaaagtgctatattgGTATGAATTTtataatgtggggtccttatgttgatattatatcattgaaattatgagtggacttttatggacatggtgaattaattattaaagtaatttcattaaggttaaaatagtaaatggcttattaatatgtattaaataaaaacaaaacatgaatttagtgtttagttcatctttctttcaccgaaataagaaaagaaaaaagggtttTAAAGCTTTTGTACATTCGGCCTTTGAAGgttttgattgaggtatgttttttatttggtttttgataatttttatgtctTTGAGATTGCTACTTTGAactctagctagcccatgtcataatttttgaaatttttagggcacgtttggttcgctgtattggattagaggtgtattggattagaggtgtattggaatagaggtgtaatagcaaatcaactgtttggttgaatgtaatggaatagagacgtaatagtaatcttgtgtttggttgaatggaatagaggtgtaatagcataatggaaaaaactaaaatgactagaatacccttagcataaatttgttttggtaaatgattattgttattgttatttaaattttaataagattattaatatcaataataaataatttaatcatatttaaacataaatattattaaatatattataattaaaatatataatttaataaaattcttaataatcaatattcttatatgaatttactaaaatcataatatataatactataaaatataatttaaaataattattattaaatataatttaacaaaaatatataatttaataaaattcttagtattaaatattcttatgatTGTATCAACATAATGAATTAGGGTTTTTCTTCATATTCCCAATTATGTATTCCATTTCCGACCGTAAAGCACCTTTCAACTCATCTCATCAGTGATTTTCTGTCCATTGACAAATTAGGATTCTATTGTTCGTGCATCAACAATTTCGAATTCTAAAATTTAGAacgtaaattttattttctcaatttcatttttgtttctagATTTGACTTGAAGCAATTTTGGTCTTCAATGTTGTTTTCTTCGTtcattttaacttctttttttgttatattttctgtagaaagatggattttttatgattaaacttttagacatgtttattttcaattttttccacgAGCATTtagataagaaaaatattaaaactattcaaaagttactTGTTTGCTTCAAAACGAattatataaggactaaattgctcaTTTTTATATTAGAGGACCCAATTTGCTCTTGAATTTCTAATAGTTTAACCAACAAAAGTCTTACATGACCTAACAAAAAACCTCTCCAACTAAATTGCACGCATAACTTGTTTAGCAAGGTTCATTATATTGTGATACAAGAAAACTGATCTGAGGCAGTACATGAACTGTCCTCTTTCTCCTCCAGCGTTTGGCACAACTCATCTGCTTCTTCCCTGCATTAGTAAACTGATCACTTAATTTGCTTATATAAAATTCAACATGCAAATACTATACACATTCTCTTAGACATGCTAAAGAGTAAAGACTTCAAAACATGGGGCATATACCATATACACACTTCTAGACATGTTCATTAGTGGTTTAACACTACTTTCTTTGTTTTTGAACCTTTTGCAGTTCTTTATGGGACACATACTTTCTTTGTCAATGAGAAAGTTATTTAGAACGAACAGAATCGCGATCACAATAAACaaatttagatataatttttaagaatAAAGAACTGGAATCAGAAAACCGTAGAGACAGAGGAcaaggggtttgaatgcaaaggGGTTTTGCCAATCACCACCAAGCCCTCAATGGCTTAGTACCTCAATGTGCTGAACGCTCGATGTTTCTACAATGCTGGCCAACTGCATGGTGCTTGATTGCAAAATATGGTTAAAGATGTCGGGCACCTACATAAATATACGACATTTAGTAAAAATATCAGTGTTTACCGAACAAAAGAAGAAAGGGCCCTTAAATATAAATGAGTTGCTTATACTTTTTGTTTGCCATCTCTTGACTTTCTCTGTATTAATGAAGGGCTTTTCCCATCTGAAAACATAACATCTCCGAGGTCCTCCAAATACCCTCTAAGCTCGGATGTAGGAATTGTAGAGGAAGAGTTTTGCCTGACACATATTAAATCTTGACCACCGATAGCCATGCCGACTATTATGTGTGTTCCATATGTCTGTATGAACCTACCAAAACACAAATTATTAGATATATACTGCATATTATACTACAACTATTGACAACAACCATAGCAGTAGCAATTTTATAACTTTACGATGGACTAGAGTAACTTATCCTTGTCTCAAAATTTTCCAATTAGGCAATAGAAGCACAATTATGTAACAGTTTATATGCCGAAAGTTCAATCTAATGATCAATAAACAGAATCCTACTTCTTTGAGaaaaaatgtttagaaattaGCTAAAATTGCATAAGAAAGTTGAAAACACATATTGCAGCTCCTTCATCATCCAACATATAATTAGTTACACTATATTTTTACAGCATATGGCCACATGATCGACCCAACCAGTTGAGAACCACTTTAATTCAGCATAAcaataatatattttcttttaacatagGCAAGCGTTTATAAAGTAGGGTCACCAGTACTATTTCTTCATTCATTCAAAAAGCATCCGCATAATCCATATGATTCTTAATGCCAAAAATGTGCAAACAATATGTGGAAAAGTTACCTAGACAAGGCTGCTGGATCCCAATGAGGTGGAACAGACTTCTTAACTCTGTCGTTTAGAACAAGTGGAAATGCTGTAAGGTGTAAATAGTACAACGAAATAAAGTAACCATCGAAAGCGAGAGTTTTGGTGTCTGTAGCATCATGAAGCCAATTTCCACTCAAATCGAAGATACTGTTAAGATACCCTGAATGAACTTTTCCTTGTATAGAAGACTTCTGATTAAGTAACTCAGACATCTGTAAAAGAAATAAGATTTTGGAACAAATGTAAGGTACAACATCATTAAAACACCAAATTGAACAAACTGCATAATTCTATGTACTTTTCTAGCCTTTTCTTTTTTCGGATTTCTTCATCGTTAAGGTTACAGAAGTTTTCAGCATGATAGACAGTAGCTATCTGATTAATATCAGCCATTATTAACAATTAGTTAACCTCAAGCTagttgttatttttatttgagaATTCATGAACAAACATTCATGCTTGCAGGAAGGAAGGATAGGCGAAAATTTTACAGGCCAGTGGAGACCAAACATTCATGAACAAGCAAGATGCAAAATCAACTGCCTGGGAGTTCAACATCGTGGTTCATAATATCTTGTTACTTGTAAATAACTTTTGTGGATCATTTCCATCATTGATTACATTA
Protein-coding sequences here:
- the LOC121218304 gene encoding MACPF domain-containing protein CAD1-like — encoded protein: MSELLNQKSSIQGKVHSGYLNSIFDLSGNWLHDATDTKTLAFDGYFISLYYLHLTAFPLVLNDRVKKSVPPHWDPAALSRFIQTYGTHIIVGMAIGGQDLICVRQNSSSTIPTSELRGYLEDLGDVMFSDGKSPSLIQRKSRDGKQKV